The DNA segment GACGACATAATGATGCTTCACACTGGGAGAATTGTAGCGCAAGGTCCGCCCGAATCTTTTATGACCAGTTCTGATCCGGTGGTTCAACAGTTCCTGAAGGGTTCTCCTGACGGTCCGATAGAGATCGATTAAGAAAGGCATAGCAGGTCATGAACAGGTTTCCCATTCAAGCAAGGATCGGCCTCTTCTTCCTGATAGGAATCGCTATCCTTGCCTACGTGTGGTTCAGAGTGCTGGACTACAGTTTCCGGGAGGGGTTCACCCTTAAAGCCGCCTTCAGATCTGTTGAAGGCTTGACTCAAGGCAGCCAGGTACAGATCGCAGGTATTAAGGTCGGTCAGGTTAAGGACATCACATTCGATCCAGAGTCGGGAAAAGCTACGGTGTCACTGCTAATCAACGACGCCTACAAAAACATGATCCCTGAGGGATCAAGACTGTTAGTGAAAACCAAAGGCTTACTAGGCGATAAATATCTGGTGATAGAACCTGGGAGACCAAACGCCAGAAAACTTAAACCGGGACAAGAAATCAAGTCTGTTTTTGAGCCGATGGACACCCAGAAAATGTTCGAAAGCCTGGCTGTCGTTTCCCAAGATCTTCAAGCTCTGACCTCGGTTGCCAAAAAGCAGTTCGTTGACGAAAAAGGCTCTCAGAAAATTGATCAGATTGTTGATAATACCGACGTGTTGATGAAAGACGCCAGAAATCTACTTTCCAAGAACAAGGAAAAGATAAATCAAACTATAGACAACACTGACTCAGCTACAAAAGGAATCAATGAAATTGTTTCTCTGAACAAGAACAAGGTTAATCACACGGTCAACAACTTCGAGTCATTTTCTCAAGGAATGGACAAAACCAGTTCTAAATTTGATAGGCTTGCTAGTGACCTTGATTCATTAACCAAGGACGTTCGCTCCGGTCGGGGCACACTCGGAAAGTTAGTCACAGACGAATCATTGTATCGGGACGCTCAATCCCTGGTCCGTGATGCCAAAGGAATATCCAATCGGATTCAAAATGGGCCCGGCACGGTGGGTCGCTTGATCAACGATCCAGAGATGTATTTCGAAGCTCGTCGGGCAATCCGAAACATGAACAAGACAGCGGAAGATATTTCTGAAGTAACTCCGGTCAGCACACTGGCGATAATTCTAGGGTCCATCTTCAGATAAGGAGCCCGGTATGGGCTTTTCTCCCGCAAGAATACTCAATGTCGAACAAACAGGATCCAACCTAATCGCACAGGTGTTTTCTCTCGCCTCAGCGTTTGGAAAATTAACCATCCGGCCTACAAGCAAGTTTTGCCCCAATTTATTGGCCCGGAGCGCAATTCCCTTTGTCATTTCGGTTCTCATCCTCTTTGGGCAAATTGAAGCTAGCTGTTCGATTTACGATTTCATAAAGCCAAGTAAACCTGGCTCATTTTTTGCCGTTGATCCTGATCTCACGATTC comes from the Desulfomonilaceae bacterium genome and includes:
- a CDS encoding MlaD family protein encodes the protein MNRFPIQARIGLFFLIGIAILAYVWFRVLDYSFREGFTLKAAFRSVEGLTQGSQVQIAGIKVGQVKDITFDPESGKATVSLLINDAYKNMIPEGSRLLVKTKGLLGDKYLVIEPGRPNARKLKPGQEIKSVFEPMDTQKMFESLAVVSQDLQALTSVAKKQFVDEKGSQKIDQIVDNTDVLMKDARNLLSKNKEKINQTIDNTDSATKGINEIVSLNKNKVNHTVNNFESFSQGMDKTSSKFDRLASDLDSLTKDVRSGRGTLGKLVTDESLYRDAQSLVRDAKGISNRIQNGPGTVGRLINDPEMYFEARRAIRNMNKTAEDISEVTPVSTLAIILGSIFR